Proteins encoded in a region of the Pseudomonas sp. GOM7 genome:
- the glnE gene encoding bifunctional [glutamate--ammonia ligase]-adenylyl-L-tyrosine phosphorylase/[glutamate--ammonia-ligase] adenylyltransferase has translation MSLPVLLDLPASLDHLGDRAEQFLSAALAEQAELQAQRQGWPAERLASWRRVATLSDFVAEQAARDPHTFVALASSGELERSLAPGELRAQLAERLAECPDEEALGRCLRRFRNRQQVRIIWRDISRQATLAETCRDLSDLADACIDLAYHWLYPRHCEQFGTPTGRRSGRPQHMVILGMGKLGAHELNLSSDIDLIFGYPEGGETVGVKRPLDNQEFFIRLGQKLIKALDAITVDGFVFRTDMRLRPYGSSGALVFSFNALEQYYQDQGRDWERYAMIKARVVGGDQAAGAELLEMLRPFVYRRYLDFSAIEALRAMKLLIQQEVRRKGMSENIKLGAGGIREIEFIAQAFQLIHGGRDLSLQQRPLLKVLATLEGQGYLPPAVVAEMREGYEFLRYTEHALQGIGDRQTQMLPADPQDQARVAAIMGFADWASFHERLMHWRGRIEWHFQQVIADPDEEGGESGEAAVGAEWLPLWEGALDEEAAVQQLQEAGFSEAVAASRRLGDLRNGPQVRAMQRLGRERLDAFIPRLLAQTVEHEQPDLVLERVLPLVEKVARRSAYLVLLTENPGALERLITLCAASPWIAEQIARYPLLLDELLNEGRLYSPPLAPELVAELRERLVRIPEDDLEQQMEALRHFKLAHSLRVAASEIVGTLPLMKVSDYLTWLAEAILDQVLALAWQHTVQRHGRPQRADGSPCDPDFIIVGYGKVGGLEFGHGSDLDLVFIHDGDPQAETDGAKPIDGAQFFTRLGQRIIHLLTTQTTSGALYEVDMRLRPSGAAGLLVSSLGAFQRYQENEAWTWEHQALVRARVLVGCQRLAGEFARVRAEVLGRQRDVAALRSEVSEMRAKMRDNLGTRATAAGTGVNAFDAAASFDLKQDAGGIVDIEFMVQYAALAWSWQYPQLLEFTDNIRILEGLERVGLMTAEDAGLLREVYKVYRSAAHRQALQKQPGVVPGDQFQDERRAVMRLWRQLELS, from the coding sequence ATGAGCCTGCCTGTGCTGCTCGATTTGCCTGCCTCTCTCGATCACCTTGGCGACCGCGCCGAGCAGTTTCTCAGTGCTGCGCTGGCCGAGCAGGCCGAGTTGCAGGCGCAGAGGCAGGGCTGGCCTGCAGAACGGCTGGCCAGTTGGCGCCGGGTGGCGACCCTCAGTGATTTCGTCGCCGAGCAGGCAGCCCGCGATCCGCACACCTTCGTGGCCCTGGCCAGCTCCGGTGAGCTGGAGCGCTCGCTGGCGCCGGGTGAGTTGCGCGCCCAGTTGGCCGAGCGTCTGGCCGAATGCCCTGACGAAGAGGCGCTGGGGCGCTGCCTGCGGCGTTTTCGCAATCGCCAGCAGGTGCGCATCATCTGGCGCGACATCAGCCGCCAGGCGACGCTGGCGGAAACCTGTCGCGACCTGTCCGATCTGGCCGATGCCTGCATCGACCTGGCCTATCACTGGCTCTACCCGCGCCATTGCGAGCAGTTCGGCACGCCCACCGGTCGGCGCAGCGGCCGGCCTCAGCACATGGTCATCCTCGGCATGGGCAAGCTCGGGGCGCACGAGCTGAACCTGTCCTCGGACATCGACCTGATCTTCGGCTACCCGGAAGGCGGCGAGACCGTGGGCGTCAAACGCCCGCTAGACAATCAGGAGTTCTTCATTCGCCTGGGGCAGAAGCTGATCAAGGCGCTGGATGCGATCACCGTCGATGGTTTCGTCTTTCGCACCGACATGCGTTTGCGCCCTTACGGTTCCTCCGGCGCGCTGGTGTTCAGCTTCAATGCTTTGGAGCAGTACTACCAGGATCAGGGCCGCGACTGGGAGCGCTACGCCATGATCAAGGCGCGGGTGGTCGGTGGCGATCAGGCCGCTGGCGCCGAATTGCTGGAGATGCTGCGGCCTTTCGTCTATCGCCGTTACCTGGATTTCTCCGCCATCGAGGCGCTGCGGGCGATGAAGCTGCTGATCCAGCAGGAGGTGCGGCGTAAGGGCATGAGCGAGAACATCAAGCTCGGGGCTGGCGGCATCCGCGAGATCGAGTTCATTGCTCAGGCCTTCCAGCTGATCCATGGCGGGCGTGATCTCAGTCTGCAGCAGCGCCCTCTGCTCAAGGTGCTGGCCACGCTGGAAGGGCAGGGTTATCTGCCGCCTGCGGTGGTGGCGGAAATGCGCGAAGGCTACGAATTCCTCCGTTACACCGAGCATGCCTTGCAGGGCATCGGCGACCGGCAGACGCAGATGCTGCCGGCCGACCCGCAGGATCAGGCGCGGGTGGCGGCGATCATGGGCTTCGCCGACTGGGCGAGCTTCCACGAGCGCCTGATGCATTGGCGTGGGCGCATCGAGTGGCATTTCCAGCAGGTGATCGCCGACCCCGACGAGGAGGGCGGCGAATCTGGCGAGGCCGCTGTCGGTGCCGAATGGTTGCCGCTCTGGGAAGGCGCGCTGGACGAGGAGGCTGCCGTTCAACAATTGCAGGAGGCCGGTTTCAGCGAGGCCGTAGCGGCCAGTCGGCGCCTGGGTGATCTGCGCAACGGCCCGCAGGTGCGCGCCATGCAGCGTCTGGGGCGCGAGCGTCTGGACGCCTTCATTCCGCGCCTGCTGGCGCAGACCGTCGAGCATGAACAGCCGGATCTGGTGCTCGAGCGTGTGCTGCCATTGGTGGAGAAGGTGGCGCGGCGATCGGCCTACCTGGTGCTGCTGACCGAGAACCCCGGCGCGCTGGAGCGGCTGATTACCCTGTGCGCCGCCAGCCCCTGGATTGCCGAGCAGATCGCCCGCTACCCGCTATTGCTCGACGAACTGCTCAACGAGGGGCGGCTGTATTCGCCGCCGCTGGCGCCGGAGCTGGTGGCCGAGTTGCGCGAGCGGCTGGTGCGCATTCCCGAAGACGATCTGGAACAACAGATGGAGGCGCTGCGCCATTTCAAGCTGGCTCACAGCCTGCGTGTGGCGGCGTCGGAGATCGTCGGCACGCTGCCGCTGATGAAAGTGTCGGACTACCTCACCTGGCTGGCCGAGGCGATTCTCGATCAGGTGCTGGCGCTGGCCTGGCAGCATACGGTGCAGCGCCATGGCCGGCCGCAGCGTGCCGATGGTTCGCCCTGTGACCCGGATTTCATCATCGTCGGCTACGGCAAGGTGGGTGGCTTAGAATTCGGCCATGGGTCGGATCTGGATCTGGTGTTCATCCATGACGGCGATCCGCAGGCCGAGACCGATGGTGCCAAGCCCATCGACGGCGCGCAATTCTTTACCCGCCTGGGCCAGCGCATCATTCACCTGCTCACCACCCAGACCACGTCCGGCGCGCTCTACGAAGTGGATATGCGCCTGCGACCTTCGGGCGCGGCCGGCTTGCTGGTCAGCTCGCTCGGTGCCTTCCAGCGCTATCAGGAAAACGAGGCCTGGACCTGGGAGCATCAGGCTCTGGTGCGCGCGCGGGTGCTGGTCGGCTGCCAGCGCCTGGCCGGGGAGTTTGCCCGGGTGCGCGCCGAGGTACTGGGGCGCCAGCGCGACGTGGCGGCCCTGCGCAGCGAAGTCAGCGAGATGCGGGCGAAGATGCGCGACAACCTCGGCACCCGTGCGACCGCTGCCGGCACCGGGGTGAACGCCTTCGACGCCGCGGCCTCCTTCGATCTGAAGCAGGACGCCGGTGGTATCGTCGATATCGAATTTATGGTGCAATACGCGGCCCTGGCCTGGTCGTGGCAATACCCGCAACTGCTCGAATTCACCGACAACATCCGCATCCTGGAAGGCCTGGAGCGGGTCGGCCTGATGACGGCGGAAGATGCCGGCTTGCTGCGCGAGGTCTACAAGGTTTACCGCTCGGCTGCCCATCGCCAGGCGCTGCAGAAGCAGCCCGGGGTGGTGCCGGGCGATCAGTTCCAGGACGAGCGCCGCGCCGTGATGCGGTTGTGGCGCCAGTTGGAACTGAGTTGA
- a CDS encoding branched-chain amino acid transaminase yields the protein MSMSDRDGVIWYDGELVPWRDATTHVLTHTLHYGMGVFEGVRAYNTPDGTSIFRLQAHTDRLFDSAHIFNMQIPFSKDEINEAQRAAVRENGLESAYLRPMVFFGSEGMGLRAAGLKVHVIVAAWHWGAYMGEEALEAGIKVRTSSYTRHHVNIAMTRAKANGNYINSMLALQEAISGGADEAMLLDPEGYVAEGSGENIFLVKDGVVYTPEVTSCLNGITRSTVLTLAAEHGIKVVEKRITRDEVYIADEAFFTGTAAEVTPIREVDGRRIGAGRRGPVTEKLQKAYFDLVTGKTSAHAEWRTPVK from the coding sequence ATGTCGATGTCCGACCGTGATGGCGTGATCTGGTACGACGGCGAACTGGTACCGTGGCGCGATGCGACCACCCATGTGCTGACCCACACCCTGCACTACGGCATGGGCGTGTTCGAGGGCGTGCGGGCCTACAACACCCCGGACGGCACCTCGATCTTCCGCCTGCAGGCGCACACCGACCGCCTGTTCGACTCCGCGCACATCTTCAACATGCAGATCCCCTTCTCCAAGGACGAGATCAACGAAGCACAGCGCGCCGCCGTGCGTGAAAATGGCCTGGAAAGCGCCTACCTGCGCCCGATGGTGTTCTTCGGCAGCGAAGGCATGGGCCTGCGCGCTGCCGGGCTGAAGGTGCACGTGATCGTCGCCGCCTGGCACTGGGGTGCCTACATGGGTGAAGAGGCGCTGGAAGCCGGTATCAAGGTGCGCACCAGCTCCTATACCCGCCACCACGTCAACATTGCCATGACTCGCGCCAAGGCCAACGGCAACTACATCAACTCCATGCTGGCCTTGCAGGAAGCCATCTCCGGCGGCGCCGACGAGGCCATGCTGCTGGATCCGGAAGGCTACGTGGCCGAGGGCTCGGGTGAGAACATCTTCCTGGTCAAGGACGGCGTGGTGTACACCCCGGAAGTGACCTCCTGCCTCAATGGCATCACCCGCAGCACCGTGCTGACCCTGGCTGCCGAGCACGGTATCAAAGTGGTGGAGAAGCGCATTACCCGCGACGAGGTGTATATCGCCGACGAGGCCTTCTTCACAGGTACCGCCGCCGAAGTTACGCCGATCCGCGAAGTCGACGGTCGTCGGATCGGTGCCGGCCGCCGTGGCCCGGTCACCGAGAAGCTGCAGAAGGCCTATTTCGACCTGGTCACCGGCAAGACCAGCGCGCACGCCGAATGGCGTACGCCGGTTAAATAA
- the waaF gene encoding lipopolysaccharide heptosyltransferase II, whose protein sequence is MKILIVGPSWVGDMVMAQTLFQCLKQRHPACEIDVLAPDWSRPLLERMPEVRAALSLPLGHGVLDLATRRRIGKSLVGQYDQAILLPNSLKSALVPWFAGIPQRTGWKGEMRYGLLNDIRTLDKARYPLMIERFMALAFEPGAILPQPYPQPRLQIDEASRDAALAKFDLQLDRPVLALCPGAEFGEAKRWPAEHYAKVAEAKIREGWQVWLFGSKNDHAGGEDIRLRLIPGLREEVSNLSGQTSLAEAIDLMSAATAVVSNDSGLMHVAAALNRPLVAVYGSTSPGFTPPLADRVEIVRLGLECSPCFERTCRYGHYNCLRELKPQPVIEALERLVGDALILAEDD, encoded by the coding sequence ATGAAGATACTGATCGTTGGGCCGAGCTGGGTAGGCGACATGGTGATGGCGCAGACCCTGTTCCAGTGCCTGAAGCAACGCCACCCCGCGTGCGAGATCGACGTGCTGGCCCCGGACTGGAGTCGGCCGCTCCTCGAACGCATGCCCGAAGTGCGCGCCGCGCTGAGCCTGCCGTTGGGCCATGGCGTGCTCGACCTGGCCACGCGCCGACGCATCGGCAAGTCGCTGGTCGGCCAGTACGACCAGGCCATCCTGCTGCCCAACTCGCTCAAGTCCGCCCTGGTGCCCTGGTTCGCTGGCATCCCCCAGCGCACCGGCTGGAAGGGCGAGATGCGCTATGGCCTGCTCAATGACATCCGTACCCTGGACAAGGCGCGCTACCCGCTGATGATCGAGCGTTTCATGGCGCTGGCCTTCGAGCCTGGGGCGATTTTGCCGCAACCTTATCCACAGCCGCGCCTGCAGATCGACGAGGCCAGCCGTGACGCTGCGCTGGCCAAGTTCGACCTGCAACTGGATCGCCCGGTGCTGGCGCTGTGCCCGGGCGCCGAGTTCGGCGAGGCCAAGCGCTGGCCGGCCGAGCATTACGCCAAGGTAGCCGAGGCCAAGATTCGCGAGGGCTGGCAGGTCTGGCTGTTCGGCTCGAAGAACGACCATGCCGGCGGCGAGGATATCCGCCTGCGCCTGATCCCGGGCCTGCGCGAGGAGGTCAGCAACCTCTCCGGGCAGACCAGTCTGGCCGAGGCGATCGACCTGATGTCGGCGGCTACTGCGGTGGTGTCCAACGATTCTGGCCTGATGCATGTGGCAGCGGCGTTGAATCGTCCGCTGGTGGCGGTCTACGGCTCTACCTCGCCGGGCTTCACCCCGCCGTTGGCTGATCGCGTCGAAATCGTCCGCCTGGGCCTGGAATGCAGTCCCTGCTTCGAGCGCACCTGCCGTTACGGGCATTACAACTGCCTGCGTGAACTGAAGCCGCAGCCGGTGATCGAGGCGCTGGAGCGGCTGGTTGGCGATGCCCTGATCCTGGCCGAGGACGACTGA
- the waaC gene encoding lipopolysaccharide heptosyltransferase I: MRVLIIKTSSLGDVVHTLPALTDAARAIPGIRFDWVVEEGFAEIPAWHPAVSQVIPVAIRRWRKHPLRTWRSGEWARFKKRLRETRYDLVIDAQGLLKSAWLTRYVSAPVAGLDRDSAREPLASRFYDRCYAVPKDQHALERVRQLFAQALDYSLPSGTGDYGLNRAAMMDATAQPYLVFLHGTTWASKHWPEADWRALAERMDELGWAVRLPWGNETEKARAERIAAGLTHAAVLPKLNLAGVAKVIAGASACVSVDTGLGHLAAALDVPNISLYGPTLPGKVGAYGRSQIHLCASGPNAGSGDRDKPCFDGLGAERVGLELEALLLAPPGTL; the protein is encoded by the coding sequence TTGCGGGTGCTGATCATCAAGACCTCGTCGCTCGGCGACGTGGTGCATACCCTGCCGGCGTTGACCGATGCGGCGCGCGCCATCCCTGGCATCCGCTTCGACTGGGTGGTGGAGGAAGGCTTCGCCGAGATTCCGGCCTGGCACCCGGCGGTGTCCCAAGTGATTCCCGTGGCTATTCGCCGTTGGCGCAAGCATCCGTTGCGTACCTGGCGCAGTGGTGAGTGGGCGCGCTTCAAGAAGCGCCTGCGGGAAACTCGCTACGACCTGGTGATCGATGCTCAGGGCCTGCTCAAGAGCGCCTGGCTGACGCGCTATGTGTCGGCGCCGGTGGCCGGGCTGGATCGCGACTCGGCCCGCGAGCCGCTGGCCAGTCGCTTCTATGACCGCTGCTACGCGGTGCCTAAGGATCAGCACGCGCTGGAGCGGGTGCGCCAGTTGTTCGCTCAGGCGCTGGATTACTCCCTGCCGTCCGGCACTGGTGATTATGGGCTGAACCGTGCGGCAATGATGGACGCGACGGCGCAGCCCTATCTGGTGTTCCTGCATGGCACCACCTGGGCCAGCAAGCACTGGCCGGAAGCCGACTGGCGTGCCCTGGCCGAGCGCATGGACGAGCTGGGTTGGGCCGTACGCCTGCCCTGGGGCAACGAGACGGAAAAGGCTCGCGCCGAGCGCATCGCTGCCGGCCTGACACATGCCGCGGTGCTGCCGAAGCTGAACCTGGCCGGTGTGGCCAAGGTGATCGCCGGGGCCAGTGCCTGCGTCTCTGTCGATACCGGCCTCGGCCATCTGGCTGCTGCGCTGGATGTGCCGAACATCTCTCTCTACGGCCCGACCCTGCCTGGCAAGGTGGGCGCCTACGGCCGTAGCCAGATTCACCTGTGCGCCAGTGGTCCGAACGCCGGCAGCGGTGACCGTGACAAGCCCTGCTTCGATGGCCTCGGCGCCGAGCGCGTCGGCCTGGAACTGGAGGCGCTGCTGTTGGCGCCTCCCGGCACCCTTTAA
- a CDS encoding glycosyltransferase family 4 protein, which yields MQLAFVLYKYFPFGGLQRDFMRIALECQARGHAIRVYTPIWEGENPGGFDVRVAPVRALFNHRRNEKFTAWLQADLARDPVDRVIGFNKMPGLDFYYAADGCFEDKAQTLRNPIYRRWGRYKHFAEYERAVFAPDSKTEILMISEVQQPLFIKHYKTPLQRFHLLPPGIAQDRRAPANAAEIRAEFRREFELGEDDLLLVQIGSGFKTKGLDRSLKALASLPRELRKRTRLIAIGQDDPKPFLLQVKALGLSDQVQILKGRSDIPRFLLGADLLIHPAYNENTGTVLLEALVSGLPVLVTDVCGYAHYIADADCGRVVPSPFAQEQLNRTLADMLADPQRRAFWGRNGLAYADSADLYSMPKKAADVILAEKHA from the coding sequence ATGCAACTGGCCTTCGTTCTCTACAAGTACTTCCCGTTCGGCGGGCTGCAGCGCGATTTCATGCGCATCGCCCTGGAGTGCCAGGCGCGTGGCCATGCCATCCGCGTCTACACACCGATCTGGGAAGGGGAAAACCCCGGTGGCTTCGACGTGCGCGTGGCGCCGGTGCGGGCGCTGTTCAACCATCGCCGCAACGAGAAATTCACGGCCTGGCTGCAGGCCGATCTGGCGCGCGACCCGGTCGACCGGGTGATCGGCTTCAACAAGATGCCGGGGCTGGACTTCTACTACGCCGCCGATGGCTGTTTCGAGGACAAGGCGCAGACCCTGCGCAACCCGATCTATCGCCGCTGGGGCCGCTACAAGCATTTTGCCGAGTACGAGCGCGCGGTGTTCGCCCCGGACTCGAAGACCGAGATTCTGATGATCTCCGAGGTGCAGCAGCCGTTGTTCATCAAGCACTACAAGACCCCGTTGCAGCGTTTCCACCTGCTGCCGCCAGGCATTGCCCAGGATCGCCGTGCGCCGGCCAATGCTGCCGAGATTCGTGCCGAATTCCGTCGCGAGTTCGAGCTGGGCGAGGATGATCTCCTGCTGGTGCAGATCGGCTCCGGTTTCAAGACCAAGGGCCTGGATCGCAGCCTCAAGGCGCTGGCGTCCTTGCCGCGTGAGTTGCGCAAGCGCACGCGCCTGATCGCCATTGGCCAGGACGATCCCAAACCCTTCCTGTTGCAGGTCAAGGCACTGGGGCTGTCGGATCAGGTGCAGATTCTCAAGGGGCGCAGCGATATCCCACGCTTTCTGCTCGGCGCCGACCTGCTGATCCATCCTGCCTACAACGAGAACACCGGCACCGTACTGCTGGAGGCGCTGGTATCTGGCCTGCCGGTGCTGGTCACCGATGTCTGCGGCTACGCCCATTACATCGCCGATGCCGACTGCGGCCGGGTCGTGCCCAGCCCCTTCGCGCAGGAGCAGCTCAACCGCACCCTGGCCGATATGCTTGCCGACCCCCAACGTCGTGCGTTCTGGGGGCGCAACGGCCTCGCCTATGCCGACAGTGCCGACCTGTATTCAATGCCGAAGAAGGCTGCCGACGTGATCCTCGCGGAGAAGCACGCGTGA
- the rfaP gene encoding lipopolysaccharide core heptose(I) kinase RfaP, translating into MKLILAEPFKSLWANRDAFEAVEALEGQVYRELEGRRTLRTEVDGRGYFVKIHRGIGWGEIVKNLLSAKAPVLGAGQEWQAIQRLTEAGVPTMTAVAYGERGSNPAQQHSFIVTEELAPTVDLEQLSLNWAQQPPKPALKWALIERVAQMTGGMHRAGVNHRDCYICHFLLHTDRPIQASDLRLSVIDLHRAQVRDAVPRRWRDKDLAALYFSALDIGLTRRDKLRFLRIYFHRPLRQVLREEASLLAWLERKAAKLYERKQRYGDRL; encoded by the coding sequence GTGAAGCTGATCCTTGCCGAGCCCTTCAAGAGCCTGTGGGCGAACCGCGATGCCTTCGAGGCCGTCGAGGCGCTCGAAGGCCAGGTCTACCGTGAGCTGGAGGGTCGCCGCACCCTGCGCACCGAGGTCGACGGGCGCGGCTATTTCGTCAAGATCCATCGCGGTATCGGCTGGGGCGAGATCGTCAAGAACCTGCTCAGCGCCAAGGCACCCGTCTTGGGGGCAGGGCAGGAATGGCAGGCCATTCAGCGTCTGACCGAGGCCGGTGTGCCGACCATGACCGCGGTGGCCTATGGTGAGCGTGGCAGCAATCCGGCGCAGCAGCACTCCTTCATCGTCACCGAAGAGTTGGCGCCGACCGTGGATCTGGAGCAGCTCAGCCTGAACTGGGCGCAGCAGCCGCCCAAGCCTGCGCTCAAGTGGGCGTTGATCGAGCGCGTGGCGCAAATGACCGGCGGTATGCACCGGGCTGGGGTCAATCACCGCGACTGCTATATCTGCCACTTCCTCCTGCACACCGACCGACCGATCCAGGCCAGCGACCTGCGCCTGTCGGTCATCGATCTACACCGCGCCCAGGTGCGCGACGCAGTGCCCCGCCGCTGGCGCGACAAGGATCTGGCCGCGCTGTATTTCTCGGCACTGGACATCGGCCTGACCCGTCGCGACAAGCTGCGCTTCCTGCGCATCTACTTCCATCGCCCCCTGCGCCAGGTGCTGCGCGAAGAGGCAAGCCTGCTGGCCTGGCTGGAGCGCAAGGCGGCGAAACTGTATGAGCGTAAGCAGCGTTATGGAGATCGACTGTAG
- a CDS encoding glycosyltransferase family 9 protein, which translates to MSENKTLIIPGMKIALVPCPALGDTTLFLRLAWRLQAAGAQVTLASVSLASVRDYLPGLAIVGGTPDVMGLAACSDLVICAIDWQVEAPLSNVAYLAGKKLPRGFKPEQQPVSLQGREIAGAHNVICRDPKAGKTMVQWIDLYAQEVLGLDAAQPVAGLQALPALANDADRRVAIFPTTPHASKNYSPSGFRRLARRLVARGWLVEFVGIPSEQQMLSDEYPGYPVHAFSDLKGLIDFLRTCSVVVSNDSGGGHLGSLMGLRTFTVTRRRSDFTWRPGFNELNCVINPVLSFKWLGKTVWRPFIPLRRIVQALPNWKGRQA; encoded by the coding sequence ATGTCGGAGAACAAGACATTGATCATCCCGGGTATGAAGATCGCGCTCGTCCCTTGCCCGGCGCTCGGGGATACCACGCTGTTCCTGCGCCTTGCCTGGCGCCTGCAAGCTGCCGGCGCGCAGGTCACCCTGGCTTCGGTCTCGTTGGCATCGGTGCGCGACTATTTGCCGGGCCTGGCTATAGTGGGCGGTACTCCCGATGTGATGGGGCTGGCAGCGTGCAGTGATCTGGTGATCTGCGCCATCGACTGGCAGGTCGAGGCGCCGTTGAGCAATGTGGCTTATTTGGCGGGCAAGAAGCTGCCACGCGGGTTCAAGCCCGAGCAGCAGCCCGTTTCGCTGCAGGGGCGTGAGATCGCTGGAGCACATAATGTGATCTGTCGTGACCCCAAGGCCGGCAAGACCATGGTGCAGTGGATCGACCTGTACGCGCAGGAGGTGCTGGGGCTCGATGCGGCGCAGCCTGTTGCAGGCTTGCAGGCATTACCTGCGCTGGCCAATGACGCAGATCGACGTGTGGCCATCTTTCCGACGACGCCCCATGCCAGCAAGAACTATTCACCCTCCGGGTTTCGCCGTCTGGCGCGTCGTCTCGTTGCCAGGGGGTGGTTGGTCGAATTCGTCGGTATTCCGTCTGAACAGCAAATGTTGAGTGACGAGTATCCCGGTTATCCAGTGCATGCATTCAGCGATCTGAAAGGGCTGATCGACTTTCTGCGCACCTGCTCGGTGGTCGTCAGCAACGACTCCGGCGGTGGTCATCTCGGCTCTCTCATGGGGCTGCGCACCTTCACAGTGACCCGGCGTCGTAGCGATTTCACCTGGCGCCCGGGGTTCAATGAACTCAATTGCGTGATCAACCCGGTGCTGAGTTTCAAGTGGCTCGGCAAGACGGTGTGGCGTCCTTTCATTCCGCTACGCCGGATCGTACAGGCCTTGCCGAACTGGAAAGGAAGACAGGCATGA
- a CDS encoding lipopolysaccharide kinase InaA family protein, which yields MTAWRQELQDPQLLKAFGTLEAVFALEGERLTSDPLSEVIRVDIQGVRYYVKRYWGAGKGLRRYLGRPRVKAEWQNLKLFAKWGIPTAPIVAYGLERKVGAFVRGALVTRELQGTLDLAEMANRRDTRLADARWVDRISQQLADGTRTLHDHHFTHNDLKWRNLLVNDNAELFFIDCPTGSFWWGPLLRYRIVKDLACLDKVAKYHLSRTQRLRFYLQYRGRRRLSEGDKRRVRQILKFFEGRE from the coding sequence ATGACGGCCTGGCGGCAAGAGCTGCAGGATCCGCAGTTGCTCAAGGCGTTCGGTACGCTCGAGGCGGTGTTCGCCCTCGAGGGTGAGCGCTTGACATCCGACCCTCTGTCCGAGGTTATTCGGGTTGATATCCAGGGTGTGCGTTATTACGTCAAGCGCTATTGGGGGGCAGGCAAGGGCTTGCGACGCTATCTCGGGCGGCCCAGGGTCAAGGCCGAGTGGCAGAATCTCAAGTTGTTCGCCAAGTGGGGCATCCCCACTGCGCCGATAGTGGCCTATGGGCTCGAGCGCAAGGTTGGCGCGTTCGTGCGGGGGGCGTTGGTGACCCGCGAACTCCAGGGCACGCTGGATCTGGCGGAGATGGCGAACAGGCGCGACACGCGCCTGGCCGATGCGCGTTGGGTCGACCGGATCAGCCAGCAACTGGCCGATGGCACCCGTACCCTGCACGATCACCACTTCACCCATAACGACCTCAAGTGGCGCAATCTGCTGGTCAACGACAACGCCGAGCTGTTCTTCATCGATTGCCCCACTGGTAGTTTCTGGTGGGGGCCGTTGCTGCGTTACCGCATCGTCAAGGATCTGGCCTGCCTGGACAAGGTGGCCAAGTATCATCTGTCGCGCACGCAGCGCCTGCGCTTCTATCTGCAGTATCGAGGGCGCCGGCGCCTGAGTGAGGGCGACAAGCGGCGTGTGCGGCAAATTCTCAAGTTCTTCGAGGGCCGCGAATGA
- a CDS encoding lipopolysaccharide kinase InaA family protein has translation MSDFIAAQDRALLERHGLASFDALWALKLEAVDEPNTERGGWSTVYRLELGERAFYLKRQSNHLTRSLLHPFGEPTFAREFRNIRRYADLAIPALQAAFFAQRRLPGERRAVLLTRALDGWLELEHWLMQWSGLDGARRLAILRACGELARCLHRAGQMHGCFYPKHIFLREQDGHFEAKLIDLEKTRPLLLGQRDRIKDLEPLLRRARVWNEAEVRELLAAYLGSAGDVDTWWRLLGARQRYKEAR, from the coding sequence ATGAGCGACTTCATCGCGGCGCAGGATCGCGCTCTGCTCGAGCGTCACGGCCTGGCCAGTTTCGACGCGCTGTGGGCGCTGAAGCTGGAGGCGGTGGACGAGCCCAATACCGAGCGTGGTGGCTGGAGCACGGTGTATCGCCTGGAGCTGGGCGAGCGCGCCTTCTACCTCAAGCGGCAGAGCAATCACCTGACCCGCAGTCTGCTACACCCCTTCGGTGAGCCCACCTTCGCCCGCGAGTTTCGCAATATCCGCCGTTATGCCGACCTGGCCATACCCGCCTTGCAGGCCGCCTTCTTTGCCCAACGCCGCCTGCCGGGCGAGCGGCGCGCGGTGCTGCTCACGCGCGCGCTGGATGGCTGGCTGGAGCTCGAACACTGGCTGATGCAATGGTCTGGCCTCGATGGCGCCAGGCGTCTGGCCATCCTGCGTGCCTGTGGTGAGCTTGCGCGCTGTCTGCATCGAGCCGGGCAGATGCATGGCTGCTTCTATCCCAAGCACATCTTTCTCCGTGAGCAGGATGGCCATTTCGAGGCGAAACTGATCGATCTGGAGAAGACTCGCCCGCTGCTGCTGGGACAACGTGACCGTATCAAGGATCTCGAACCGCTGTTGCGCCGCGCCAGGGTCTGGAACGAGGCCGAGGTACGTGAACTGTTGGCGGCCTATCTGGGCAGTGCGGGGGATGTCGACACCTGGTGGCGTCTGCTCGGTGCACGCCAGCGTTACAAGGAGGCACGTTGA